Proteins from a genomic interval of Meiothermus sp.:
- a CDS encoding acyl-CoA dehydrogenase family protein has translation MEHQSYAYGKNHWALEPDLPGILSRYWKGWSAHQSELERFGALAGGAAYRIADHVDKEARPVLVMHDLNGQRIDRVRLSPAQEALNRELAAMNRAPYQGGSWHLHFAQGYLLADPGLYCIQTITNATLYAIHKYAPQFARWKEELLAGRAFGATWMTEVQGGSDLGANQVRAVPEGAVWRLWGDKYFSSGAGLTDYAIVSARPEGAPAGPKGVALFLVPRLDSQGRLNYRVRRLKDKLATRAVPSGEVEFEGAEAHLIGRAEEGIYYILETLTLSRLANACGAMGLARKAQLEALFRVQTRRAFGKKLEEHPLVRRDLTDLAVRIAGGLALTFRAVAAWDEAWQETPPYSPRYHYARLLAHLAKARTAEHGTYCTQLGMELFGGVGFVEDFAIARLAREALITPIWEGPANVQALDTLEVLFRKGAAEPFLAEFGAKLEAIPSEEARQALARLRHTLDYLQTLSPEEAQWHAKEALRTLADAAAVALLYELGSERHARLAALYARRFLAQEEYPAWAMQDEALWRVALEPTPAA, from the coding sequence ATGGAACACCAGTCCTATGCCTATGGCAAGAACCACTGGGCTTTGGAGCCCGACCTCCCCGGCATTCTGAGCCGCTACTGGAAGGGCTGGAGCGCGCACCAGTCCGAGCTCGAGCGCTTTGGGGCACTGGCCGGGGGCGCGGCCTACCGCATCGCCGACCACGTGGACAAGGAAGCCCGTCCGGTGCTGGTGATGCACGACCTGAACGGCCAGCGCATTGACCGGGTGCGGCTATCCCCGGCCCAGGAGGCCCTCAACCGCGAACTGGCCGCCATGAACCGGGCCCCCTACCAGGGGGGAAGCTGGCACCTGCATTTCGCCCAGGGCTACCTGCTGGCCGACCCCGGCCTCTACTGCATCCAGACCATCACCAACGCCACCCTCTACGCCATCCACAAATACGCCCCCCAGTTTGCCCGCTGGAAGGAGGAGCTCTTAGCGGGCCGGGCTTTTGGCGCGACCTGGATGACCGAGGTGCAGGGCGGCTCCGACCTGGGGGCCAACCAGGTGCGGGCGGTGCCCGAGGGGGCGGTCTGGCGGCTGTGGGGCGACAAATACTTCTCCAGTGGGGCCGGCCTCACCGACTACGCCATCGTCTCAGCCCGGCCGGAGGGCGCACCGGCAGGGCCCAAGGGCGTCGCGCTGTTCCTGGTGCCACGGCTGGACAGCCAGGGCCGGCTCAACTACCGGGTGCGACGCCTCAAGGACAAACTCGCCACCCGTGCGGTGCCCTCGGGCGAGGTGGAGTTTGAAGGGGCCGAGGCCCACCTGATCGGGCGGGCCGAGGAGGGCATCTACTACATCCTGGAGACCCTTACCCTCTCGCGCCTGGCCAATGCCTGCGGGGCCATGGGGCTGGCCCGAAAGGCCCAGCTCGAGGCCCTCTTCCGGGTGCAGACCCGCCGGGCCTTCGGCAAAAAACTGGAGGAACACCCCCTGGTGCGCCGCGACCTGACCGACCTGGCGGTGCGCATCGCCGGCGGCCTGGCCCTGACCTTCCGCGCGGTGGCGGCCTGGGACGAGGCCTGGCAGGAGACCCCGCCCTACAGCCCCCGCTACCACTACGCCCGGCTGCTGGCCCACCTGGCCAAGGCCCGCACTGCCGAGCACGGCACCTACTGCACCCAGTTGGGCATGGAGCTTTTCGGCGGGGTGGGCTTCGTGGAGGACTTCGCCATTGCCCGCCTGGCCCGCGAGGCCCTGATCACGCCCATCTGGGAAGGCCCCGCCAACGTGCAGGCCCTGGACACCCTCGAGGTGCTCTTCCGCAAAGGCGCCGCTGAACCCTTCCTGGCCGAGTTTGGCGCCAAGCTCGAGGCCATACCAAGCGAGGAGGCCCGACAGGCCCTGGCCCGCCTGCGCCATACCCTGGATTACCTACAAACCCTGTCCCCCGAAGAAGCCCAGTGGCACGCCAAAGAAGCCCTGCGCACCCTGGCCGATGCGGCCGCCGTGGCCCTGCTTTACGAGCTGGGCAGCGAGCGCCACGCCAGGCTGGCGGCCCTGTACGCCCGGCGCTTTCTGGCCCAGGAGGAATACCCGGCATGGGCCATGCAGGATGAAGCGCTGTGGCGGGTTGCTCTGGAGCCTACGCCCGCCGCTTGA
- a CDS encoding molybdopterin-dependent oxidoreductase, with protein sequence MTVRKARVTCPLDCPDACSLIASIDEESNTLLKIEGDPHHPITQGFACVKTYRYPERNHHPLRPLYPLRRVGKKGEGRFERVSWETALDEIAGRLREVIGAHGPEAVLPYHYAGTMGLMQYEHSLTFFRALGASELQTTICATAGREAWVRSYGDRYGVDPEDVPQARFILLWGINSLHTHTHLTPFLKKARQNGARIVHIDPYENLTSRFADEHIKIRPGSDAALAYGMARAIVKAGLHDRAYIARMTTGFEAFMQVAEEWTPQRVEAVTGVAAETVERLALEFAQARASLIRTSYGLTRHPGGASALRAVILLPAITGAWQYPGGGALLTTSGAFALNRRYLGGAHLLAARPTPPRQVNMTQIGSALTALEPPIRALFVFNSNPAVVAPRSDLVQKGLQREDLFTVVLEQALTETTRYADYVLPATTFLEHPDLYTAYGHYYLSWNEAVMPPQGEARPNTWVFAELGQRLGLEEPTLYWDAETLARSLLDTDHPWLKGITLERLKAEGFLRLNIPRGFQPFTERACTPSGKVQFDPPPQVILTEPTPEFPLILMTPPAKHFLNSTYGHIERLVQGEGGEPTLLVHPEDARAFGALDGAQMRVRSQHGSVVRRVRVSEAPIRGTVVLEGTWWEKPAPDGKGINWLTGEHLTDMGEGSTFHSNPVRLEALD encoded by the coding sequence ATGACTGTGCGCAAAGCCCGCGTCACCTGCCCGCTGGACTGCCCCGATGCCTGCTCACTGATTGCCAGCATTGACGAGGAAAGCAACACCCTGCTCAAAATTGAGGGCGACCCCCACCACCCCATCACCCAGGGCTTCGCCTGCGTCAAGACCTACCGCTACCCCGAGCGCAACCACCACCCCCTGCGCCCACTCTACCCGCTGCGGCGGGTGGGCAAAAAGGGCGAGGGGCGGTTTGAGCGGGTGAGCTGGGAAACCGCACTGGACGAGATTGCCGGGCGTCTGCGCGAGGTGATTGGAGCGCACGGGCCCGAGGCCGTTCTGCCCTACCACTATGCCGGCACCATGGGGCTCATGCAGTACGAGCATTCCCTCACCTTTTTCCGAGCGCTTGGGGCCAGCGAGCTTCAGACCACCATCTGCGCGACGGCGGGCCGGGAAGCCTGGGTGAGGAGCTACGGCGACCGCTATGGGGTAGACCCGGAAGATGTCCCCCAGGCCAGGTTTATTCTGCTGTGGGGCATCAACAGCCTGCACACCCACACCCACCTGACCCCGTTTTTGAAAAAAGCCCGTCAGAACGGGGCCCGCATCGTGCACATTGACCCCTACGAAAACCTGACCAGCCGTTTTGCCGACGAGCACATCAAGATTCGCCCCGGAAGCGATGCGGCCCTGGCCTATGGGATGGCTCGAGCCATTGTGAAGGCCGGGCTGCACGACAGGGCCTACATCGCCCGCATGACCACCGGCTTTGAGGCCTTTATGCAGGTGGCGGAAGAATGGACGCCGCAGAGGGTGGAGGCTGTCACAGGGGTAGCCGCCGAAACGGTGGAGCGGCTGGCCCTCGAGTTCGCCCAGGCCAGGGCCAGCCTGATCCGCACCAGCTACGGCCTGACCCGCCACCCCGGCGGGGCCAGCGCTTTGCGGGCGGTGATTCTGCTACCGGCCATTACCGGGGCCTGGCAGTACCCGGGGGGCGGGGCCCTGCTCACCACCTCGGGGGCCTTTGCCCTCAACCGCCGCTACCTGGGGGGCGCCCACCTGCTGGCCGCCCGGCCCACCCCGCCCCGGCAGGTCAACATGACCCAGATTGGCAGCGCCCTCACCGCCCTGGAACCGCCCATCCGGGCCCTGTTCGTCTTCAACTCCAACCCCGCGGTGGTGGCCCCGCGCTCCGACCTGGTGCAAAAGGGCCTGCAGCGCGAAGACCTTTTTACGGTGGTGCTCGAGCAGGCCCTCACCGAGACCACCCGCTACGCCGACTACGTGCTGCCCGCCACCACCTTTCTAGAACACCCCGACCTCTACACCGCCTACGGCCACTACTACCTCTCCTGGAACGAGGCGGTGATGCCACCCCAGGGCGAGGCCCGGCCCAACACCTGGGTTTTCGCCGAGCTGGGCCAGCGGCTGGGCCTGGAGGAGCCCACCCTCTACTGGGACGCCGAGACCCTGGCCCGCTCGCTTCTAGACACCGACCATCCCTGGCTAAAGGGCATCACCCTCGAGCGCCTCAAGGCCGAGGGCTTCCTGCGGCTCAACATCCCCCGCGGCTTCCAGCCCTTTACCGAGCGGGCCTGCACCCCTTCGGGCAAGGTGCAGTTCGACCCCCCGCCGCAGGTGATTCTGACCGAGCCCACCCCGGAGTTCCCGCTCATCCTGATGACCCCCCCCGCCAAGCACTTTCTGAACAGCACCTACGGGCACATCGAGCGCCTGGTGCAGGGCGAAGGGGGGGAGCCCACCCTGCTGGTACACCCCGAGGACGCACGGGCTTTTGGCGCGCTGGACGGCGCGCAGATGCGGGTGCGCTCCCAGCACGGCTCGGTGGTGCGGCGGGTGCGGGTGAGCGAGGCCCCCATCCGGGGCACGGTGGTGCTGGAGGGCACCTGGTGGGAAAAGCCCGCGCCGGACGGCAAGGGCATCAACTGGCTCACCGGCGAACACCTGACCGACATGGGCGAGGGTTCCACCTTCCACTCCAACCCGGTGCGGCTCGAGGCCCTGGACTGA
- a CDS encoding C39 family peptidase: MSRYQGVVGQTDWFTCGPAAVATLLRHYYDRADVDEARVLELALQAMQKNEGEVRQVGIHVLALRQAMQALGIESRGFRLSLEQLRDYFERDGLPVILHTTQPEPHYVVAVGVVEGQVMLADPSWGRRLLPLEGLLSEKGFSGVVLVPLPEERTAGLAKARQAQALEWAQARLGRLRGLVRGLP; the protein is encoded by the coding sequence GTGTCACGATACCAGGGTGTGGTAGGGCAGACCGACTGGTTTACCTGTGGCCCGGCGGCGGTGGCTACGCTGCTGCGCCACTACTACGACCGGGCGGATGTGGACGAGGCCAGGGTGCTGGAACTGGCCTTGCAGGCTATGCAGAAAAACGAGGGGGAGGTGCGGCAGGTGGGCATCCACGTCCTGGCGCTGCGCCAGGCCATGCAGGCCTTAGGCATAGAGAGCCGGGGTTTTCGGCTGAGCCTAGAACAGCTCAGGGACTATTTCGAACGCGACGGTTTGCCGGTGATTTTGCACACCACCCAGCCCGAACCCCACTACGTGGTGGCGGTGGGGGTGGTGGAGGGGCAGGTGATGCTGGCTGACCCGAGCTGGGGTCGGCGGCTTCTTCCGTTGGAGGGGCTGCTGTCGGAAAAGGGCTTCAGCGGGGTGGTGCTGGTGCCGCTACCGGAAGAGCGGACGGCGGGGCTGGCTAAGGCTCGCCAGGCCCAGGCCCTGGAATGGGCGCAAGCCCGGTTGGGGCGTCTGCGCGGCCTGGTGCGGGGGCTGCCATGA
- a CDS encoding FAD-dependent oxidoreductase, translating to MAEQLDANRPLRVAVIGAGPSGIYATEALIKQSEVAVSVDVFDRLPTPYGLVRYGVAPDHQTIKSVTKVMQKVLQDPRVRFLGNVEYGRDLTYADLKRHYDAVVYTVGASSDRHLNIPGEELPGSLSATEFVAWYNGHPDYQNLDIRLDVRGVAVVGMGNVAVDVTRILAKTAEELGRTDIADHALPVLAQSQVTDIYMLGRRGPAQAKFTTKELRELGELLNADVLVRPEELELDEKSAASIAHDPAMLKNLEVLREFAARPLSGKPRRIHIRFFVSPVAVLGEGRVQKIRLEKNRLDENLNAVGTGQFEELEVGMVLRSVGYKGVPLPEVPFDSRKGVIPNQGGRVLREGQVALGEYTAGWIKRGPSGVIGTNKADATETIKLLLEDAPRLPRAPEPSPEAVTQLLQSRGVRYVTLERWLKLDQHECAQGQAQGRPRVKVTSVAKMLELRDCLNTF from the coding sequence ATGGCAGAGCAGTTGGACGCAAACCGCCCCTTACGGGTAGCAGTCATTGGTGCGGGGCCCTCGGGCATCTATGCCACCGAGGCCCTGATCAAACAGAGCGAGGTGGCGGTCTCGGTGGATGTCTTCGACAGGCTGCCCACCCCCTATGGCCTGGTGCGCTATGGGGTGGCCCCCGACCACCAGACCATCAAGTCGGTGACCAAGGTGATGCAGAAGGTGCTGCAAGACCCACGGGTGCGGTTTTTGGGCAACGTCGAGTATGGCCGCGACCTGACCTACGCCGACCTAAAGCGCCACTACGATGCAGTGGTCTACACGGTGGGGGCCTCCAGCGACCGCCACCTGAACATTCCCGGTGAGGAGCTGCCGGGAAGCCTTTCGGCCACTGAGTTTGTGGCCTGGTACAACGGCCACCCCGACTACCAGAACCTGGACATCCGGCTGGATGTGCGGGGCGTGGCGGTGGTGGGCATGGGCAACGTGGCGGTGGATGTGACCCGCATTCTGGCTAAGACGGCGGAGGAGCTGGGCCGAACCGACATTGCCGACCATGCCCTGCCGGTGCTGGCCCAGAGCCAGGTCACCGATATCTACATGCTGGGGCGGCGGGGGCCGGCCCAGGCCAAGTTCACCACCAAGGAGCTGCGCGAGCTGGGCGAGCTTCTCAACGCCGATGTGCTGGTCAGGCCGGAGGAGCTCGAGCTCGACGAAAAAAGCGCGGCTTCCATCGCCCACGATCCGGCCATGCTCAAGAACCTCGAGGTGCTGCGGGAGTTTGCGGCCCGGCCCCTCAGCGGCAAGCCCCGCCGGATACATATTCGCTTTTTCGTTTCGCCGGTGGCGGTGCTGGGCGAGGGCCGGGTGCAGAAAATTCGCCTGGAGAAAAACCGCCTGGACGAGAACCTGAACGCGGTGGGTACGGGCCAGTTCGAGGAGCTCGAGGTGGGGATGGTGCTGCGCTCAGTGGGCTACAAGGGTGTGCCCCTACCCGAGGTGCCCTTCGACAGCCGCAAGGGGGTCATCCCCAACCAGGGCGGGCGGGTTTTGCGCGAGGGCCAGGTGGCGCTGGGTGAGTACACCGCCGGCTGGATCAAGCGCGGCCCCAGCGGGGTGATTGGCACCAACAAGGCCGATGCCACCGAGACCATCAAGCTGCTGTTGGAGGATGCCCCCCGCCTGCCCCGGGCCCCCGAGCCCAGCCCCGAGGCGGTTACCCAGCTATTGCAGTCGCGCGGGGTGCGGTACGTGACCCTCGAGCGCTGGCTCAAGCTCGACCAGCACGAATGCGCCCAGGGGCAGGCCCAGGGCCGCCCGCGGGTCAAGGTGACCAGCGTAGCGAAGATGCTCGAGCTGAGAGACTGTCTTAATACTTTCTAG
- a CDS encoding IS5 family transposase (programmed frameshift) yields the protein MELRQSRYPSDLTDQEWAILAPLMPQPSAAPHRPRENPWREILNGIFYITRAGCAWRMMPYDLPHWKTVYHYFRLWRKSGFLEQIHTTLREKTRRKAGRLPEPSAGILDSQSVKTSGKRGVRGYDAGKKVKGRKRHLLVDTQGLVLGVKVLPAHLTDAEGGRELLEGARGLSKRLSHLFVDGGYKRRFEEWVRRTLGWTVEVVRRPDANFRGIWWPKDQPLPEDLEEEVRKRTRGHRGFVVIPRRWVVERTFAWLSFNRRLNRDYELLPESSETFIHTAMIRLMVRRLAS from the exons ATGGAACTCAGACAAAGCCGCTACCCCAGCGATCTGACCGACCAGGAATGGGCCATACTGGCACCCCTGATGCCCCAGCCCTCCGCCGCCCCCCATCGCCCCCGGGAGAATCCCTGGCGGGAAATCCTGAACGGCATCTTCTACATCACCCGCGCCGGCTGCGCCTGGCGCATGATGCCTTATGACCTGCCCCACTGGAAAACCGTCTATCACTACTTCCGTTTGTGGCGCAAATCGGGTTTTCTGGAACAGATACATACCACCCTGCGCGAGAAAACCCGCCGTAAAGCAGGACGCCTGCCCGAACCCAGCGCGGGGATTCTGGATAGCCAGAGCGTGAAGACCTCGG GGAAAAGGGGGGTCAGGGGGTATGACGCGGGCAAGAAGGTAAAGGGGCGCAAACGGCATCTGCTGGTGGATACACAAGGGCTGGTGTTGGGAGTCAAGGTGCTGCCCGCCCACCTCACGGATGCGGAGGGCGGGCGAGAGCTGCTGGAGGGGGCCAGGGGGCTGTCGAAGCGGTTGTCGCATCTGTTTGTGGATGGGGGGTACAAGCGCAGGTTTGAGGAATGGGTTCGGCGCACCTTGGGCTGGACGGTGGAGGTGGTGCGCAGGCCGGATGCCAACTTCCGGGGTATTTGGTGGCCTAAAGACCAGCCTCTTCCGGAGGACTTGGAGGAGGAAGTGCGGAAGAGGACGCGGGGGCATCGGGGGTTTGTGGTGATTCCCCGCAGATGGGTGGTGGAGCGGACGTTTGCCTGGCTGAGCTTCAATCGGAGGCTGAACCGGGACTATGAGCTTCTACCTGAGAGCTCAGAGACCTTCATCCACACAGCGATGATTCGGCTTATGGTCAGAAGATTGGCCTCCTAG
- a CDS encoding IS630 family transposase, which translates to MVFLFRLLFPELELEVWGFDERRIGLKPIRRRVWALRGRAPLAQERPRYRWLYVYAFIRPGTGESEYWLLPSVSVEGFQLVLEAFARLRGAGAGKLVLVVLDQAGWHTSGRVEPAKGLGLCYLPPYSPELQPVERVWGLIDAVVANGQVQDEEELWAKVEARCAYLQTQPALIQSYTLFHWWPGGC; encoded by the coding sequence ATGGTTTTCCTGTTCAGGTTGCTCTTTCCTGAACTGGAGTTGGAGGTGTGGGGCTTTGATGAGCGCCGAATAGGGCTGAAGCCCATCCGCCGACGGGTATGGGCCTTGCGAGGGAGGGCGCCGCTAGCGCAGGAGCGGCCCCGCTATCGCTGGCTGTATGTGTACGCCTTCATAAGACCGGGTACGGGGGAAAGCGAGTACTGGCTGCTGCCCTCGGTCTCGGTGGAGGGGTTCCAGTTGGTGTTGGAGGCCTTTGCCCGGCTACGGGGGGCGGGGGCGGGCAAGCTGGTACTGGTGGTGCTGGATCAGGCTGGCTGGCACACCTCGGGGCGGGTGGAGCCAGCCAAGGGCCTGGGGCTGTGTTATCTGCCACCCTACTCGCCCGAGTTGCAGCCGGTAGAACGAGTCTGGGGGCTCATTGACGCGGTCGTGGCCAATGGGCAGGTGCAGGATGAAGAGGAGCTGTGGGCCAAGGTGGAAGCCCGGTGCGCTTACCTACAAACCCAGCCCGCGCTTATCCAGAGCTACACCCTATTTCACTGGTGGCCGGGGGGATGTTAG
- a CDS encoding winged helix-turn-helix domain-containing protein: MQLAQHQRRPRLELQLRHHPDNLHALYRESQDHTERARWHALWLLARGQSIPEVARNLGYTDRWVRQVIHRYNQGLPMKNLRHENKGRAPLVPPELQEGFRQALLQPHPRDGLWSIRNAAEWLAERLGRPVDGRRAWYWMRRLGLAPLRPRPRHREADAKRQEAFKKSSF, encoded by the coding sequence ATGCAACTGGCCCAACATCAGCGCCGCCCCCGGTTGGAACTCCAACTGCGACACCATCCGGATAACCTCCACGCCCTCTACCGGGAGTCCCAAGACCACACCGAACGCGCCCGCTGGCACGCTCTCTGGCTGCTGGCCAGGGGTCAGAGCATCCCCGAGGTAGCCAGGAATCTGGGCTATACCGATCGCTGGGTGCGTCAGGTAATCCACCGCTACAATCAGGGCCTGCCCATGAAGAATCTGCGGCACGAGAACAAAGGCCGGGCCCCCCTCGTACCGCCCGAACTCCAGGAGGGCTTCCGCCAGGCCCTCCTCCAGCCCCATCCCAGGGACGGGCTTTGGAGCATACGCAACGCTGCGGAGTGGCTGGCTGAAAGGCTGGGACGTCCGGTGGATGGGCGGCGGGCCTGGTACTGGATGCGTCGCCTGGGCCTGGCCCCGCTGCGCCCCCGGCCGCGCCACCGGGAGGCGGATGCGAAGCGGCAGGAGGCTTTCAAAAAAAGCTCTTTCTGA